Part of the Labrenzia sp. PHM005 genome is shown below.
TTCCAGGAAACGACCCGCGTTCTTACCGACGCAGCGGTCAACGGCAAGACCGACCCGCTGGTCGGCCTCAAAGAGAACGTCATCGTGGGCCGCTTGATCCCGGCCGGTACTGGTGGGGTGATGAAGCGGATCCGCAAGATTGCAACGCATCGCGACGACCTCATCCAGGAAGCGCAGCGTCAGCAGTCTTCGGACAGCGCCGCGGAAGGCCTTCTGGAAGATATGACCGGGGCGGCCGAATAAACTTCGGTCAATCCAGGAAAATCGAAAGGCCGCCTCCGGGCGGCCTTTCTTGTCTCAAGACCCAATCAAATGGTGATCGACAATGAACGACAACGATATGGATATGGAACCGGTGGTCTACATTGTGATCGGCCGGGTTTGGAAGGACGAAGATACGTCGCCGGATGCGGCAATCACGATCCATGCGCTGCTGAGAGCTCCGGATGATGACGATGCCGTACGCAAGACGCTGGAAGCATTGTCGTCTCAAGGGTTCGCCGAAGCTGAACTGGATCAGATTGGTGTGATCGATGGTGAACCTGATGAACCGATCTATGAAGGGGCGTATCAGGACGCATTGTCCGGGAACGTTGCGATAGTAACCCTATCCGAATAAGGGTAGGGGATAGACAGTCTCTTGCCAGAGTAAATATGCATTAGAATAAAAGGCGTGCTCCCATCGGGCGCGCCTTTGTTCTTGGGCAATACCGAATAGCCGGATGATCGGTTACTGCGGAGACAATCTTGAAAAATTGCATGTCTGCCATGCATGTGGGAATCAATCGCAAGAACGGGCCTGTAGAACCGTTGTACTGAGCGATTCCGGTGCAATTGTTGGAATTTGAATCATCTGGTTAAGGTTTGATTCATTGTTGGAAATTGGTCTGGATTAGGTGTAAATAACAAAAGAACCGAATTGGGTATGCATTGGAAATAATCTTGCGTTTAGTGCTGTTTTGACGGTCATTTATGAGGCGGTATTTCCCGAAGTCGCGGAAATGCGGAATTTCCAACAAATCACTTGACGCAAAGGGTGCATCTGAGTAGGTTCCGCGCATCCCAAGGGCAGGCGGTAAGAGCGAACCCTCCAGCGCTTCTGAAGAGCGCAGGACACAGTCCTCTTAAACGCTGCCGGGTCACATAGGCGAATACGCGTCGATTGCATGACCGCGAGGTAACTCGTGGTCCTCTGGTTTTTCGCAGCGCCGGCCGCTCTTTTCGGAGCGTGCGGGCGCGATTCTGCATGTTTGAACACATGTGGCATCAGCGGGGGACTGCAGTTGCACAAAGAATTTTGGATGGACAAGGTAAAGGGCACAGAATGCCGACCATCAACCAGTTGATCCGCAAGCCGCGGAAAGATCCGCCGAAGCGGAACAAAGTGCCGGCCATGGAGGCCTGCCCGCAGAAGCGTGGTGTTTGCACCCGCGTCTACACGACCACTCCGAAGAAGCCGAACTCGGCTCTGCGTAAAGTGGCGAAAATCCGTCTGACCAACGGCTTTGAAGTCATTGGATACATCCCGGGTGAAGGCCACAACCTTCAGGAACACTCCGTTGTGATGATCCGCGGCGGCCGTGTGAAGGATTTGCCGGGTGTCCGTTATCACATCATCCGTGGTGTGCTGGATACCCAGGGCGTTAAAGATCGTAAGCAGCGCCGTTCGAAGTACGGCGCCAAGCGGCCGAAGTAAGGAGCACGTTAGATGTCCCGTCGTCACCGCGCAGAAAAACGCGAAATCAACCCGGATCCGAAATTCGGGGATATGGTCGTCACCAAGTTCATGAACTCCATCATGTACGACGGCAAGAAGTCCACCGCCGAGCGCATTGTTTACGGTGCTTTCGACGTTGTTGAGAACAAGACCCGTGAGAACCCGATCGAAGTGTTCCACGCCGCTCTTGAGAACGTTATGCCGCAAGTGGAAGTTCGTTCCCGCCGTGTTGGTGGTGCGACCTACCAGGTTCCGGTTGAAGTTCGTTCTGACCGCCGTCAGGCGCTTGCGATCCGTTGGTTGATCGCAGCAGCTCGTAACCGCAACGAAACCACAATGGTTGATCGCCTCTCCGGTGAACTGCTCGATGCAGCAAACAACCGTGGTACCGCAGTTAAGAAGCGCGAAGACACGCACCGGATGGCCGACGCCAACCGCGCATTCTCGCACTATCGCTGGTAATAAGTTACTTCGAAGGGCTGACGCTATGTCGCGCACGCATAATATCGAGGACTACCGTAACTTCGGCATCATGGCTCACATCGATGCTGGTAAGACGACCACCACCGAGCGGATCCTCTACTACACCGGTAAGAGCCACAAGATCGGTGAAGTTCATGATGGCGCTGCCACTATGGACTGGATGGAGCAGGAGCAGGAGCGTGGTATCACGATCACCTCTGCTGCAACCACCGCTCACTGGAATGACAAACGCCTGAACATCATCGACACCCCAGGCCACGTTGACTTCACAATTGAAGTTGAGCGGTCCCTGCGTGTTCTTGATGGCGCGGTTGCTCTTCTGGACGCCAACGCTGGCGTTGAGCCGCAGACTGAGACTGTTTGGCGTCAGGCCGACAAGTACAACGTCCCGCGGATGATCTTCGTCAACAAGATGGACAAACTCGGCGCCGATTTCGATCGCTGCTGCGAGATGATTAAGTCCCGTCTTGGGGCCACTCCGCTGGTCATGCAGCTGAACATCGGCGCTGAAAGCGAATTCGCTGGCGTTGTTGATCTGCTGAAAATGAAAGCTCTGATCTGGCAGTCCGAAAACCTCGGCGCTGCTTGGGACGTTCTGGACATCCCGGCTGAGCTTGCTGACCGTGCGCAGGAAATGCGCGACGCTCTGATCGAGACTGCTGTTGAGATCGACGAAGAAGCAATGGAAGCTTACCTGGAAGGCGAAGAGCCGTCTTTCGAGAAGCTTCAAGAGCTGATCCGTAAGGGCACCATTGCTGGTGATTTCGTTCCGGTCTTCTGTGGTTCTGCGTTCAAGAACAAAGGCGTGCAGCCGCTTCTTGATGCAGTTGTTGATTACCTGCCGAGCCCGGTTGAAGTTCCGGCTATTAAAGGTATCGATCCGAAGAACGAAGAAGAAGTTGAGCGTCAGTCTTCTGATGAAGAGCCGCTTGGCCTGCTGGCATTCAAGATCGCGAACGACCCGTTCGTTGGCTCTTTGACCTTCTGCCGCATCTACTCCGGTGTTCTGAACAAGGGTGTTTCCCTTCTGAACACTGTTAAAGACAAGCGTGAGCGCGTCGGCCGGATGATGCAGATGCACTCCAACTCCCGTGAAGACATTGATGTGGCCTATGCAGGTGACATCGTGGCGATCGCAGGTCTCAAAGACACCACCACTGGTGACACCCTTTGTGATCCGCTGAAGCCGGTCATTCTGGAGCGGATGGAATTCCCTGAGCCGGTCATCGAGATCGCAGTTGAGCCGAAGACCAAAGCCGACCAGGAAAAAATGGGCCTCGCCCTGAACCGCCTGGCTGCTGAGGATCCGTCCTTCCGCGTGAAGACCGACGAAGAGTCCGGTCAGACCATCATCGCCGGTATGGGTGAATTGCACCTCGACATCATCGTCGACCGCATGAAGCGTGAGTTCAAGGTTGAGGCGAACATTGGTGCGCCGCAGGTTGCTTACCGCGAAACCATCACCAAGGTTGCAGACGTGGATTACACCCACAAGAAGCAGTCTGGTGGTTCTGGTCAGTTCGCTCGCATCAAGCTCACCATCGAGCCGTCCGAGCCGAATGAAGGTTACGTCTTCGAGAGCAAGATCGTTGGCGGTAACGTTCCGAAGGAATACATCCCGGGTGTTACCAAGGGTATCGAAAGCGTCATGTCGTCCGGTCCGCTGGCTGGCTTCCCGATGCTCGACATCAAGGCAACACTCACCGATGGTGCCTACCACGACGTTGACTCCTCTGTTCTGGCCTTCGAAATCGCCGGCCGTGCCGGTTTCCGCGAAGCCATTCAGAAAGCTGGCCCGAAACTTCTCGAGCCGGTCATGAAGGTCGAGGTTGTTACCCCGGAAGATTACATGGGTGATGTGATTGGTGACCTGAACTCCCGCCGCGGCCAGATCGCGGGTACGGAGAACCGGGGCATCGTGACCGTCATCACAGCAATGGTACCGCTGGCCAACATGTTTGGTTACGTGAACAACCTGCGTTCCATGTCTCAAGGCCGCGCCCAGTATTCGATGGTGTTCGATCACTACGATCAGGTGCCGCAGGCTGTCGCCGAAGAGGTTCAGGCGAAATACGCCTGATCCCAACCTCTTGAATTAATTAAGAATTAGAGAAACGGAGTACTCCGATGGCGAAGGAAAAGTTTGAGCGCAATAAGCCGCACGTTAACATTGGCACGATTGGCCACGTTGACCACGGCAAGACGACGCTGACCGCTGCAATCACCATGACGCTTGCAGAAGCTGGTGGTGCAGAAGCAAAAGCCTATGATGAGATTGACGGTGCGCCTGAAGAAAAGGCACGCGGCATCACCATCTCCACGGCACACGTTGAGTATGAGACGGAAAACCGTCACTACGCTCACGTTGACTGCCCGGGCCACGCCGACTACGTGAAGAACATGATCACCGGTGCTGCGCAGATGGACGGCGCGATCCTGGTGTGTTCTGCAGCAGACGGCCCGATGCCACAGACCCGTGAGCACATCCTGCTTGCGCGTCAGGTTGGTGTTCCGGCTCTGGTTGTTTTCATGAACAAGGTTGACCAGGTCGACGACGAAGAGCTTCTTGAGCTCGTCGAAATGGAAATCCGTGAGCTGCTGTCTTCTTACGAATTCCCGGGCGACGACATTCCGATCGTTAAGGGTTCTGCGCTGGCAGCTGTTGAGAACCGTGATGCGGCGATTGGCCGTGACGCGATCCGTGAGCTGATGGCTCAGGTTGATGAGTACATTCCGACCCCGGAACGTCCGAAGGATCAGCCGTTCCTGATGCCGATCGAAGACGTGTTCTCAATCTCCGGCCGCGGTACTGTTGTGACCGGTCGTGTTGAGCGCGGTGTGATCAACGTGGGTGAAGAAGTCGAGATCGTCGGCATCAAGGACACCCAGAAGACCACGGTTACCGGCGTTGAAATGTTCCGCAAGCTGCTGGACAGCGGTGAAGCTGGCGACAACATCGGTGCTCTGATCCGCGGCGTTGGCCGTGAAGAGGTTGAGCGCGGCCAGGTTCTGTGTAAGCCGGGTTCTGTTAACCCGCACACGAAATTCAAGGCTGAGGCGTACATCCTCACAAAGGAAGAAGGTGGCCGTCACACGCCGTTCTTCACCAACTACCGTCCGCAGTTCTACTTCCGCACGACCGATGTGACGGGTGTGGTTCACCTGCCGGAAGGTACGGAAATGGTGATGCCGGGTGACAACGTCTCCGTCGACGTTGAGCTGATCGTGCCGATCGCCATGGAAGACGGCCTGCGCTTCGCGATCCGCGAAGGTGGCCGCACCGTCGGCGCCGGCGTCGTAGCCTCCATCATCGAATAATCGACAGCCGGGCCTGCCGGCGCAATCAAAGTTTGAGCGGGCAGGCCCGCAGTCAATTTGGGAACAATAACAATGAACGGTCAGAATATCCGGATCCGCCTGAAGGCTTTTGACCACCGTATTCTCGATGCTTCCACCAAGGAAATCGTGAACACGGCAAAGCGGACCGGTGCACAGGTACGGGGTCCCGTGCCGCTGCCGACGCGGATCGAGAAGTACACCGTGCTTCGTGGCCCGCATATCGATAAGAAAAGCCGCGATCAGTTCGAGATGCGCACGCATAAGCGTCTGCTCGACATCGTTGACCCGACACCGCAGACCGTGGACGCGCTGATGAAGCTCGACCTGGCCGCTGGTGTCGACGTCGAGATCAAGCTCTGAGGCGAGGCGAAGGGGACACATCCATGCGTTCTGGAGTGATCGCTCAGAAAGTGGGCATGACCCGCATCTATAACGATGCAGGCGAGCATGTTCCGGTCACGGTTTTGCGGCTGGAAAATTGCCAGGTGGTAGCCCACCGGACTGACGAAAAGAACGGTTACAACGCACTGCAGCTCGGTGCCGGTACCCGTAAAGTAAAGAATACGCCGAAGGCACTGCGCGGCCACTTTGCTGTTGCAAAGGTTGAGCCGAAGCGGACTGTGGTCGAGTTTCGCGTTTCCGCGGACAACATGATCGACGTGGGCGCAGAAATCACTGCCGACCACTACGTCGAAGGCCAGTTTGTCGACGTGACCGGCACTTCCATCGGTAAAGGTTTTGCCGGTGTTATGAAGCGTCACAACTTCGGTGGTGGCCGTGCATCGCACGGTAATTCGATCTCGCACCGCTCACACGGTTCTACCGGTCAATGTCAAGACCCGGGCCGCGTGTTCAAGGGCAAGAAGATGGCCGGTCATATGGGTGATGCCCGCGTGACCACGCAGAACCTGAAGGTTGTGCGCACTGATGTTGAGCGTGGCCTGATCATGGTCGAAGGCTCTGTACCGGGCGCCAAAGGCGGCTGGATCCAGGTCCGCGACGCGATCAAAAAGGCGCTGCCGGAAAACGTTCCGGTCCCGGGTGCTTTCAAAGCGTCCGCAGCGGCTGAGGCTGCCGGGAAGGAGAGCGAGTGATGGAACTCCAGGTCAAAACCCTCGAAGGTGGGGCGGCCGGTTCGATCACGGTGTCTGACGAGATCTTTGGTCTCGAGCCGCGCACCGATTTGATCCACCGTGTTGTGCGCTGGCAGCTTGCCAAGCGCCAGGCGGGCACCCACAAGACGCTGCAGCGTTCGGAAGTCACTGGCTCGACGAAGAAATTCGTCCGCCAGAAAGGTTCCGGCGGTGCACGTCACGGCAACAAGAAGGCTCCGCAGTTCCGCGGCGGTGGTAAGGCATTCGGTCCGGTCGTTCGCGACCACGGCCATGACCTGCCAAAGAAAGTCCGCGCTCTGGGCCTGAAGCACGCTCTGTCGGCCAAAGCCAAGACAGACAGCATCGTTGTTGTTGAAGATGCAAAAGCTGCTGAAGCAAAAACCAAGGCTCTGAAGTCCCAGCTGAACAAGCTCGGCCTGACCAGCGCTCTGGTGATTGACGGCGCTGAAGTTGACAACAACTTCGCACTGGCTTCCCGCAACATTCCGCACCTGGATGTGTTGCCGGTTCAGGGCATCAATGTTTACGACATCCTGCGCGCCAACACGCTTGTGTTGACAAAAGCTGCGGTGTCCGCACTTGAGGAGCGCTTTAAATGAGCAATCTTCCTCACTACGACAAAATCGTCGGTCCGGTAATCACCGAAAAATCGACGATGGCTTCTGAAGAGAACAAGGTTGTCTTCAAGGTTGCCAACGATGCAACTAAGCCGGAAATCAAGGCCGCTGTCGAAGCTCTGTTCGGCGTCAAGGTCACGGCAGTCAACACTCTGGTCCGCAAGGGCAAAGTGAAGCGCTTCCGCGGACGTCTTGGCCGCCAGTCTGACTTCAAAAAGGCCGTCGTTACGCTGCAGGAAGGTCACGCGATTGACGTGGCTACCGGGCTCTAAGACGGGGACTTAAGAAAAATGGCACTTAAGACATTCAATCCGACGTCCCCAGGCCGCCGTCAGCTGGTTCAAGTTGACCGCTCCGGTCTGTGGAAGGGCAAGCCGGTCAAGACTTTGACCGAAGGCCTGTCCAAGTCCGGTGGTCGTAACAACACCGGCCGCATGACGTCTCCGAACCGCGGTGGCGGTCACAAGCGGACTTACCGTCTTGTCGACTTCAAACGGCGTAAATGGGACGTACCGGCAACGGTTGAGCGCCTCGAATACGATCCGAACCGGACCGCATTCATCGCTCTGATCCGTTATGAAGACGGTGAGCTGAGCTACATTCTGGCTCCGCAGCGTTTGGCCGAAGGCGACACTGTCGTAGCTGGCGAAAACGTCGACGTGAAGCCGGGCAATGCAGCTCCGCTGTCCAAAATTCCGGTCGGTACGATCGTGCACAACATCGAACTGAAGCCTGGTAAAGGCGCTCAGATCGCTCGTTCTGCCGGTGCGTTCGTTCAGATCGTTGGCCGTGACCAGGGTTACACAACGCTGCGCCTGATGTCTGGTGAGCAGCGCCGTGTTCTCGGCACTTGCATGGCCACTATTGGCGCTGTGTCCAACCCGGACCATGCCAACATCAACCTCGGTAAGGCAGGCCGTTCCCGCTGGCTCGGCATCAAACCGCATGTTCGCGGTGTTGCTATGAACCCGATCGATCACCCGCACGGTGGTGGTGAAGGCCGGACATCTGGCGGACGTCATCCGGTTACTCCTTGGGGTAAACCGACCAAAGGTAAGCGCACGCGGAAGAATAAGCAGACTGATAAGTATATCGTCCGCTCCCGCCACGCGCGTAAGAAGTAAGGGACAGGATCGTGGCACGTTCGATCTGGAAAGGTCCGTTTGTCGACGGGTATCTGCTGAAGAAAGCGGACAAGGTACGCGAGTCCGGCCGGAACGAGGTCATCAAGACCTGGAGCCGCCGCTCGACGATCCTGCCGCAGTTCGTTGGTCTTACCTTCGGCGTCTACAACGGTCAGAAGCACGTTCCGGTGCTGGTGTCTGAAGAGATGATTGGTCACAAGTTCGGTGAGTTCTCACCGTCCCGGACCTATTACGGACACGGCGCCGACAAGAAGGCGAAGAGGAAGTAACGATGGGCAAGCCGAAGCGTGAGCGGACGCTCGCTGACAACGAAGCTCGGGCGATGACACGGATGATTCGTGTTTCCCCCCGCAAGCTGAATCTCGTTGCTGCTGCTATCCGTGGTAAAAAAGTCGGTTCCGCGATTGCGGACCTGACATTCTCCCGCAAGCGTATCGCACAGGATGTCAAGAAAACTCTGATGTCTGCCGTTGCCAATGCGGAAAACAATCACGACCTGGACATCGACAACCTGGTGGTTGCCGAAGCTCATGTTGGCAAAGCTTTTGTCATCAAGCGGTTCCAGCCCCGTGCACGTGGACGTGTTGGCCGGATCGAGAAGCCTTTCTCGAACCTGACGATCGTCGTGCGTGAAGTTGAGGAGAGTGCCTGATGGGACATAAAGTTAACCCGATCGGCATGCGCCTCGGGATCAACCGCACCTGGGATTCTCGCTGGTACGCCAACAAAAACGAATATGGCGATCTTCTGCACGAAGATTTCCGCATTCGTGAGTACCTGATGAAGGAACTCAAGCAGGCTGCGGTTTCCAAAGTGGTTATCGAGCGCCCACACAAAAAATGCCGCGTGTCCATTCACTCCGGTCGTCCGGGTGTGGTCATCGGTAAAAAGGGTGCCGACATCGAGCGTCTTCGCAAGAAGATTGCCGACATCACCAATTCCGAAGTGCATCTCAACATTGTTGAAGTGCGCAAGCCGGAAATCGACGCGACCTTGGTTGCCGCTTCGATCGCTCAGCAGCTGGAACGCCGTGTTGCTTTCCGCCGTGCCATGAAGCGGGCCGTTCAGTCCGCGATGCGTCTTGGCGCACAAGGCATCCGGATTAACTGTGGCGGCCGTCTCGGCGGTGCGGAAATCGCGCGTATCGAATGGTACCGTGAAGGCCGCGTGCCGCTTCACACACTGCGTGCGGACATCGACTATGGTGTTGCCAGCGCTCACACAGCTTATGGCGTGTGTGGTGTGAAGGTCTGGATCTTCAAAGGCGAAATCCTCGAGCATGATCCGATGGCGTCCGAAAAACGGGCAACAGCGGGCAACGAGGGTGGAAACCAGGGTGATCGCGGCGGACGCCGGGATCGGGGCCGCGAGCGCGCAGCTTAATCTAAGCTGCCTGCCGCTCGTAAGAATAGAAAGACGAGAGAAGAACGATGCTGCAACCGAAGCGCACTAAGTTCCGCAAGCAGCACAAGGGCCGCATCCACGGCTTGTCGAAGGGGGGGACTGACCTCAACTTCGGCGCATTCGGTCTGAAGGCTCTGGAGCCGGAGCGGGTTACCGCTCGTCAGATCGAAGCGGCCCGTCGTGCTATGACCCGTCACATGAAACGTGCGGGTCGTGTTTGGATCCGTATCTTCCCGGATCTGCCGGTTTCTTCGAAACCTGCTGAAGTCCGCATGGGTAAGGGTAAGGGTTCTCCGGATTACTGGGCTTGCCGCGTCAAGCCGGGCCGGATCATGTTCGAAATTGACGGTGTGCCGGAAGACATTGCGCGTGAAGCAATGCGTCTTGCCGCTGCCAAGCTGCCGATCAAATGCCGTTTCGTTCAGCGTATCGGCGAATAAGGCAGGCCAGGAGAGACAGCCATGAAGGCGACCGATGTACGGGCTAAGACCCTCGACGAGCTCCGCACAGAGCTTGAGGGCCTGAAGAAAGAGCAGTTCAACCTGCGCTTCCAGAAGGCTACGGGTCAGCTTGAAAACACCGCACGAGTCCGGCAGATCCGCCGTGATATCGCGCGTATCCAGACGATCATGCGCGAAAAGCGCGTGTCGGCGACCGCATAAGGAGACGGATCTATGCCAAAGCGTATCCTGCAGGGCACCGTTGTCAGCGACGCCAATGACAAAACGGTGACGGTAAACGTGGAGCGCCGCTTCACACACCCGCTGCTGAAAAAGACTGTGCGCCGGACTAAGAAGTACCGCGCACACGATGAAAGCAACCAATACAAGGTTGGCGACTCTGTTCAGATTGAAGAGTGTGCGCCGATCTCGAAAAACAAACGTTGGACAGTGGTTACTCAGTAACCACGCTCCATGTGTGAGCATCAGGCGCCCGCAAACGGTGCGCCGATAGAAGAACAAGGCAGCCAGTCATGATTCAGATGCAAACAAACCTCGACGTCGCGGATAACTCCGGCGCTCGTCGTGTCATGTGCATCAAAGTGCTCGGTGGCTCCAAGCGGAAATATGCCTCTGTTGGCGACATCATCGTTGTGTCAGTCAAAGAAGCTATTCCACGGGGCCGCGTTAAAAAGGGCGACGTGATGAAGGCTGTCGTCGTGCGCACGGCAAAGGATATCCGCCGTCCCGATGGCAGCGTGATCCGGTTCGACCGCAATGCGGCCGTGCTGGTCAATAACAACAAGGAGCCGGTCGGCACCCGTATTTTCGGACCAGTGCCGCGTGAACTCCGCGCTAAGAACCATATGAAAATCATTTCGCTGGCGCCGGAGGTGCTCTGATGGCTGCGAAAATCAAAAAAGGCGATACGGTGGTCGTACTGACCGGCCGTGATAAGGGCAAGTCTGGCGAAGTCGTTCAGATCCTGCCGGCCGACAACAAAGCACTGGTACGCGGCATCAACATGGTTCGCCGTCACCAGAAGCAGACCCAGACCCAGGAAGCTGGCATCGTTTCTAAGGAAGCGCCGATCCATCTTTCCAACATCGCTCTTGCCGATCCAAAAGACGGTAAAGCGACACGCGTCGGCTTCAAAGTGCAGGACGATGGTGCCAAGGTCCGTGTGGCCAAGCGTTCGGGAGACCTGATCGATGGCTGAGACCTCTTACGTGCCGCGTCTTAAGACGCACTACGACGAAGTCGTGCGCAAGCAGCTTCAGGAAAAATTCGAGTATGCGAACGTTATGCAGGTTCCGCAGCTTGAAAAAATCGTCCTGAACATTGGTGTTGGCGAAGCAGTGGGCGATTCCAAGAAAGCCCGTATCGCTGCTGAAGATCTGGCTGCAATTGCTGGTCAGAAGCCAGTCATCACCAAGGCGAAAAAATCCATCGCGACCTTCAAGGTCCGCGAAGGCATGCCGCTTGGTTCGAAGGTGACACTGCGCCGTCAGCAGATGTTCGAATTTCTCGATCGTCTGATCACCATCGCGCTGCCGCGTGTTCGTGACTTCCGTGGCCTGAACCCGAAGAGCTTCGACGGCCGTGGCAACTACGCCATGGGCATCAAAGAGCACATCGTGTTCCCGGAAATCGAGTACGACAAGGTCGACCAGATCTGGGGTATGGACATCATCGTCTGCACCACGGCGCCGACCGATGACGAGGCGCGCGAGCTTCTGCGTGCTTTCAACTTCCCGTTCACGAAATAACGGGCAAGGAAGGAAAACACGATGGCGAAGAAAAGCGCAGTCGAAAAGAACAAGCGTCGCGAGAAGCTTGTCAAGAAATACGCCGAGAAGCGTGCCGCTCTGAAAGCTATGGCCAAGGACGCAACCTTGAGCCCTGAAGAGCAGTTCAAT
Proteins encoded:
- the rpmC gene encoding 50S ribosomal protein L29, with amino-acid sequence MKATDVRAKTLDELRTELEGLKKEQFNLRFQKATGQLENTARVRQIRRDIARIQTIMREKRVSATA
- the rplN gene encoding 50S ribosomal protein L14, whose product is MIQMQTNLDVADNSGARRVMCIKVLGGSKRKYASVGDIIVVSVKEAIPRGRVKKGDVMKAVVVRTAKDIRRPDGSVIRFDRNAAVLVNNNKEPVGTRIFGPVPRELRAKNHMKIISLAPEVL
- the rpsQ gene encoding 30S ribosomal protein S17, which codes for MPKRILQGTVVSDANDKTVTVNVERRFTHPLLKKTVRRTKKYRAHDESNQYKVGDSVQIEECAPISKNKRWTVVTQ
- the rplE gene encoding 50S ribosomal protein L5 produces the protein MAETSYVPRLKTHYDEVVRKQLQEKFEYANVMQVPQLEKIVLNIGVGEAVGDSKKARIAAEDLAAIAGQKPVITKAKKSIATFKVREGMPLGSKVTLRRQQMFEFLDRLITIALPRVRDFRGLNPKSFDGRGNYAMGIKEHIVFPEIEYDKVDQIWGMDIIVCTTAPTDDEARELLRAFNFPFTK
- the rplX gene encoding 50S ribosomal protein L24, giving the protein MAAKIKKGDTVVVLTGRDKGKSGEVVQILPADNKALVRGINMVRRHQKQTQTQEAGIVSKEAPIHLSNIALADPKDGKATRVGFKVQDDGAKVRVAKRSGDLIDG